In Chitinophaga sp. HK235, a single window of DNA contains:
- a CDS encoding phosphopantetheine-binding protein, which yields MEELKSKLKAQIIEALNLQDTKPEDIEDNAPLFGEGLGLDSIDSLELMVLLERQYQIKVEDPREGRKILQSVQSMAEFIQSRQRA from the coding sequence ATGGAAGAATTAAAAAGCAAACTCAAAGCGCAGATCATTGAAGCATTAAATCTGCAGGATACAAAACCAGAAGATATCGAGGATAACGCCCCTTTATTTGGTGAAGGGCTTGGTCTCGACAGTATTGACTCCCTCGAGCTGATGGTATTGCTGGAAAGACAATATCAGATTAAAGTAGAAGATCCTCGCGAAGGACGTAAAATCCTGCAGTCTGTGCAGTCTATGGCTGAATTTATCCAATCCAGGCAGCGGGCCTAA
- a CDS encoding ABC transporter ATP-binding protein, translating into MASISVKELIKTYAGAAEPTLKGLSFAFPEKKIGGLLGPNGAGKTTTISILCGLVKADGGEVMIHGLSQDNANREQIKRIIGIVPQQIALFPQLSAVENLTYFGNLYGYKGQSLQKKIMRHLEVFGLEKSAHKEIYKYSGGMKRRANIIAAILHEPDLLILDEPTAGVDVQSRSMILEFLRTYNEQGASILYTSHLLEEAQSLCHEVVIMDEGKMILQGEPASLIAATPDCRNLEDVFLHCTGHALRD; encoded by the coding sequence ATGGCCAGCATATCAGTAAAAGAATTAATCAAAACATACGCGGGAGCAGCAGAACCAACGCTGAAAGGGCTTTCGTTTGCCTTTCCCGAAAAGAAGATAGGTGGGCTGCTGGGTCCTAATGGTGCCGGCAAAACCACCACGATCTCTATTTTGTGCGGACTGGTAAAAGCCGATGGTGGTGAGGTAATGATCCATGGCTTGTCACAGGATAATGCCAATCGGGAACAAATCAAAAGGATCATTGGTATTGTACCGCAGCAGATTGCATTGTTTCCGCAGCTTTCGGCGGTGGAAAACCTGACTTACTTTGGTAACCTTTATGGCTATAAGGGTCAGTCGCTACAGAAAAAGATCATGCGGCATCTGGAGGTTTTTGGCCTCGAAAAAAGTGCCCATAAGGAAATATATAAATATTCAGGCGGGATGAAACGCAGAGCCAATATCATTGCTGCCATCCTGCATGAGCCTGATTTGCTGATACTGGATGAACCTACTGCAGGGGTGGATGTACAATCGCGCAGCATGATCCTGGAGTTTCTGCGGACCTACAACGAACAGGGTGCCAGTATCCTGTACACTTCACACCTGCTGGAAGAGGCACAGTCGCTCTGCCACGAGGTGGTGATTATGGACGAAGGCAAAATGATACTTCAGGGAGAACCTGCTTCATTGATAGCAGCGACGCCCGATTGCCGCAACCTGGAAGATGTGTTTTTGCATTGTACCGGACATGCCTTGCGGGATTAA
- the rpsT gene encoding 30S ribosomal protein S20: protein MANHKATKKDVRQSRKRNERNRYYGKTTRNAIRDLKAITEKAAAEKELSDVASMIDKLAKRNVIHKNKAANLKSKLAKKVAALA, encoded by the coding sequence ATGGCAAATCATAAAGCAACGAAAAAAGACGTACGTCAAAGCAGAAAACGCAATGAGCGTAACCGTTACTACGGCAAAACTACCCGTAATGCCATCCGTGATCTGAAGGCGATAACTGAGAAAGCGGCAGCAGAAAAAGAACTGTCTGATGTGGCATCTATGATTGACAAACTGGCTAAACGTAACGTTATCCACAAGAACAAAGCTGCAAATCTGAAAAGCAAGCTGGCTAAAAAAGTAGCTGCTTTAGCTTAA
- a CDS encoding M14 family metallopeptidase, translated as MSKLFTVIVLMLTMATQAQDFTTRFEKTNGRETATYTEVIRYYQQLSARYPQLKMTTIGSTDAGFPLHLITYSPSRDFDFNSLHKKNKRIILINNGIHPGEPDGIDASMMMLRDLAQGKAVLPDNIVLAVIPVYNIGGMLNRSAFYRVDQNGPDAFGSRGNAQNLDLNRDFIKADSRNARTFQQIYHLTDPDVFIDNHVSNGADYQHIITLLSTQYNKLGGPMGDFLHNTFEPGLYQLMKAKGYDLVPYVNHFDETPDSGWVEFSDLPRYSSGYTTLFHTFGFVPETHMLKPYPQRVKATYALMQAFIQFTSEHSATIKQLRDQAKQTTISQKSFPLSWKFDMNKYSLITFKGFASGHKPSNISGLPRLYYDRSRPYEKQVKFYNYANAENYVDKPKAYIIPQGWWAVIDLLKNNKVNMQRLQKDTTIYVEVYHIADFKTYPKPFEKHYLHTDIKVSGSRDSIHFRSGDYYIPMNQTANRFLMETLEPSAGDSYFAWNFFDAILGQKEGYSPYVFEDTGAEYLKTHPELQTMLDKRKATDTSFANNASAQLNFIYKNSPYAEPEYMRYPVYRIL; from the coding sequence ATGAGTAAGTTATTCACAGTCATAGTACTTATGCTGACTATGGCTACACAAGCCCAGGATTTCACCACCCGGTTCGAAAAAACCAATGGCCGGGAAACAGCCACCTACACCGAAGTAATCCGCTACTACCAGCAACTCTCCGCCCGGTACCCGCAGCTCAAAATGACCACCATAGGCTCCACAGACGCCGGATTCCCCCTCCATCTGATCACCTACTCCCCCTCCCGGGATTTCGACTTCAACAGTCTGCATAAAAAGAATAAACGCATCATACTGATTAACAATGGCATACATCCCGGCGAGCCCGACGGTATCGATGCCTCCATGATGATGCTCCGTGACCTTGCCCAAGGCAAAGCCGTTCTCCCCGATAATATCGTCCTCGCCGTCATCCCTGTCTATAATATCGGTGGCATGCTCAACCGCTCCGCATTCTACCGGGTAGACCAGAACGGCCCCGATGCCTTCGGATCCAGAGGCAACGCCCAAAACCTGGACCTCAACCGCGACTTCATCAAGGCCGATTCCCGCAATGCCCGAACCTTCCAGCAGATATACCACCTCACAGACCCGGACGTTTTTATCGACAACCACGTCAGTAACGGCGCCGACTACCAACATATCATCACCCTGCTATCTACCCAGTACAATAAACTCGGTGGCCCCATGGGCGATTTCCTCCACAATACCTTTGAACCAGGCCTCTACCAGCTCATGAAAGCCAAAGGGTATGACCTCGTTCCCTATGTCAACCACTTCGACGAAACACCCGACAGCGGCTGGGTCGAATTCTCCGACCTGCCCCGCTACTCCTCCGGATATACCACCCTCTTCCATACCTTCGGCTTCGTTCCGGAAACACATATGCTCAAACCTTATCCACAACGGGTTAAAGCCACCTACGCCCTGATGCAGGCATTTATTCAGTTCACCAGCGAACACAGCGCTACCATCAAACAACTACGCGACCAGGCCAAACAAACCACCATCTCCCAAAAAAGCTTCCCGCTTTCCTGGAAGTTCGATATGAACAAGTACAGCCTCATCACTTTTAAAGGCTTCGCCTCCGGACACAAGCCCAGCAACATTTCCGGGCTGCCCCGCCTCTACTACGATCGCAGCAGGCCCTATGAAAAACAGGTGAAATTCTATAACTACGCCAACGCGGAAAATTATGTGGATAAACCCAAAGCCTACATCATCCCCCAGGGATGGTGGGCAGTCATCGATCTGCTGAAAAACAATAAAGTCAATATGCAACGCCTGCAAAAGGATACCACCATCTACGTGGAAGTATATCATATCGCAGACTTCAAAACCTATCCCAAACCTTTTGAAAAACATTACCTGCATACCGACATCAAAGTCTCTGGTAGCCGCGATTCCATCCACTTCCGCAGCGGTGATTACTATATTCCCATGAATCAAACGGCCAACCGCTTCCTCATGGAAACACTGGAACCCAGCGCCGGCGACTCCTACTTCGCATGGAACTTCTTTGACGCTATACTCGGACAGAAAGAAGGTTATTCACCCTATGTTTTTGAAGATACCGGTGCCGAATACCTGAAAACACATCCTGAGCTGCAAACCATGCTGGACAAGAGAAAGGCCACCGACACCTCTTTTGCCAACAATGCCAGCGCACAACTGAACTTCATCTATAAAAACTCTCCCTACGCAGAACCGGAATACATGCGGTATCCAGTGTATAGAATTTTATAA
- a CDS encoding ABC transporter permease: MLRLLATIRKEWQLLLRDKMGLTLLFVMPLVLITVMALIQDAPFKDYQDVKFDILTVDNDHGRLGKYIREGLASGGQFNVIDSLDGKVVTAEQARELVNNGRYKISIVVPAGATGAIVSNANRIVNDITQRMGMSVSLPVKKGADSLNVVIYFDPAAKKAFKGAIHQVLDNFLTQVETDMLLDRIKQQLHNKDVQATPEDTLPIRLQAVGLKERATGTGKQLDVVSNSVQHNVPAWSIFAMFFIVIPIAGNMIREREDGSLLRMKLIPGSYLSILAGKMTFFIGICILQFYLMMLVGIYLMPLLNLPRLVMGHAQGATLLVAAGIGLAATCYGILIGTLFKTPNQALNFGAISIVILSAIGGIWIPLEVMPGNMQALGHLSPLSWGLEAINDIYLRNGGIGYVWKNVLLLVLTGLVMLAVAGYVEKRRMN; this comes from the coding sequence ATGCTTAGATTACTGGCTACCATAAGAAAAGAATGGCAGCTGTTGTTGCGCGATAAAATGGGACTTACGCTCCTGTTTGTGATGCCGCTGGTGCTGATCACCGTGATGGCATTGATACAGGACGCGCCCTTCAAAGACTATCAGGATGTAAAGTTTGATATACTGACAGTAGATAATGATCACGGACGCCTGGGAAAATATATCCGGGAAGGGCTGGCATCCGGCGGCCAGTTCAACGTCATCGATTCTCTGGATGGAAAAGTGGTGACGGCAGAACAGGCAAGAGAACTGGTCAACAACGGCCGCTATAAAATCAGTATCGTAGTGCCGGCAGGAGCTACCGGAGCGATCGTGAGTAATGCCAACCGCATCGTAAACGATATCACACAACGGATGGGCATGAGCGTTTCACTGCCGGTAAAGAAAGGTGCCGACTCACTCAACGTGGTCATTTATTTCGACCCTGCTGCCAAAAAAGCTTTTAAAGGCGCTATCCACCAGGTATTGGACAACTTCCTGACCCAGGTGGAGACAGATATGCTGCTGGACCGCATCAAACAACAGCTGCATAACAAGGATGTACAGGCTACACCGGAAGATACACTGCCTATCCGCCTGCAGGCCGTCGGTTTGAAAGAACGGGCCACGGGCACGGGCAAACAGCTGGATGTAGTGTCTAATTCCGTACAGCACAATGTACCGGCCTGGAGCATTTTTGCCATGTTTTTTATCGTCATTCCGATAGCTGGTAATATGATCCGGGAAAGGGAAGATGGCAGTCTTTTAAGGATGAAGCTGATACCAGGTTCCTATCTGTCTATTCTGGCCGGAAAAATGACGTTTTTTATAGGCATTTGTATACTGCAGTTTTATCTGATGATGCTGGTAGGCATTTATCTGATGCCATTGCTGAATCTGCCCAGGCTGGTGATGGGACATGCGCAGGGCGCCACTTTGCTGGTAGCCGCGGGGATAGGGCTGGCAGCTACCTGTTATGGTATACTGATCGGCACGCTTTTCAAAACACCTAATCAGGCCCTTAACTTCGGCGCCATCTCTATTGTAATCCTGTCTGCCATCGGCGGAATATGGATACCACTGGAAGTGATGCCAGGCAATATGCAGGCCTTGGGGCATCTGTCGCCACTCAGCTGGGGACTGGAAGCTATCAATGATATTTACCTTCGCAACGGTGGTATTGGTTATGTGTGGAAAAACGTATTACTGCTGGTGCTCACCGGATTGGTGATGCTGGCTGTAGCCGGATATGTGGAAAAACGAAGAATGAACTAA
- a CDS encoding beta-ketoacyl synthase chain length factor yields MAAISPQQTFNGDIFSAPLVHTDSNLLPCIEPDYKPFIPGNSLRRMTRVLKMGLTTALQCVRDSGLDTVGPIVTGTGKGSLQDTEKFIREIEQYKETALNPTPFIQSTYNSVNGLVALQLNATAYNNTFVHRGFSFETALLDSVMLLAEGASNTLTGAFEEMTAEHFYIKSRIGFWKQAPTDSRSLYEQQSPGSVAGEGAVFFSLTAAPTDKSYAAITGLKLLYKPTDEKLANTLATFAEGADLILTGRNGDSRYEHYYQQADRLNIPQLPFKHLCGEYDTAGAFGMWLGANILRSQQVPAQWFPMLEKIPATINRILLYNHFYGEQHVMIVLERV; encoded by the coding sequence ATGGCGGCCATTTCCCCGCAACAGACTTTTAACGGGGATATTTTTTCGGCGCCGCTGGTGCATACAGACAGTAACCTGCTTCCCTGTATTGAACCTGATTACAAGCCGTTTATCCCGGGTAACAGCCTGCGTCGGATGACGCGTGTGCTGAAGATGGGGCTTACTACCGCCCTGCAATGTGTGCGGGACAGCGGACTGGATACCGTAGGCCCTATTGTAACAGGCACCGGTAAAGGCAGTCTTCAGGATACCGAAAAATTTATCCGCGAGATAGAGCAGTATAAGGAAACAGCGCTCAATCCCACCCCTTTTATCCAGTCTACTTACAACTCTGTCAATGGCCTGGTGGCGTTGCAACTGAATGCTACTGCCTATAACAATACCTTTGTGCATCGTGGTTTTTCTTTTGAAACCGCATTGCTCGACAGTGTGATGTTGCTGGCAGAAGGAGCTTCCAATACGCTCACTGGTGCTTTTGAAGAAATGACTGCTGAACATTTTTATATCAAAAGCCGGATTGGTTTCTGGAAACAGGCACCCACTGATAGTCGCAGCCTGTATGAACAACAGTCTCCCGGCAGTGTTGCCGGAGAAGGGGCCGTTTTCTTCTCCCTGACAGCAGCGCCAACAGACAAGAGCTATGCGGCAATAACAGGTCTTAAGCTGCTCTATAAACCTACCGATGAAAAGCTGGCCAATACCCTGGCTACTTTTGCGGAAGGTGCCGATCTGATATTGACCGGCAGAAACGGAGACAGCCGTTATGAGCATTATTACCAGCAAGCCGACCGCCTGAACATTCCTCAGCTGCCCTTCAAACATCTCTGCGGAGAATATGATACAGCCGGCGCTTTTGGTATGTGGCTGGGCGCGAATATCCTGCGTTCACAGCAGGTTCCTGCCCAGTGGTTTCCCATGCTGGAAAAGATACCTGCTACCATCAACCGCATTTTACTCTACAATCATTTTTATGGCGAACAGCACGTGATGATCGTGCTGGAAAGGGTTTAA
- a CDS encoding beta-ketoacyl synthase: protein MAERVFITGMGMITAIGDSVAENLEQLRQQRSGLGFTSYIDTIYRQVLPVAEVKHTNESLATLAGTTPCEGLTRTTLLGMAAMKEALQQAGISDVQSAPTGFINASTVGGMCDTEKVYFDIINPEKDGTFLQYIDTLDCADCTQRIADAVGFCEHIATISTACSSSANALMFGARMIKQGMLPRVICGGTEALTRFTLNGFNSLKNVDKQFCRPFDQQRTGLNLGEGAAYLVLEGESFARANNSRILAELTGYCNTNEAFHPTSPSPDGDGAYEAMKAALAMSGRSADAVDYINVHGTATLNNDVSEGKALERLFGSKVPLFSSTKPFTGHTLAAAGAIEAIFAVLAIQNGLIFPNLNFSEKMEELNITPVTRLIEGVSVNNVISNSFGFGGNNASLVISKYEG, encoded by the coding sequence ATGGCGGAAAGAGTGTTTATAACAGGGATGGGAATGATCACCGCCATAGGTGATAGTGTAGCTGAAAACCTGGAACAATTGCGGCAACAACGCAGTGGATTGGGTTTTACCAGTTATATTGATACCATTTACAGGCAAGTGCTGCCGGTAGCGGAAGTAAAACATACCAACGAATCACTGGCAACGCTTGCCGGTACCACACCCTGCGAAGGATTAACCCGTACCACCCTGCTGGGAATGGCGGCCATGAAGGAAGCATTACAGCAGGCAGGTATCAGCGATGTACAATCTGCTCCTACAGGTTTTATCAATGCCAGCACTGTAGGCGGTATGTGCGACACCGAAAAGGTATACTTTGATATCATCAACCCCGAAAAAGACGGGACTTTTCTACAATACATTGATACCCTGGACTGTGCCGACTGTACCCAACGTATAGCCGACGCCGTAGGTTTCTGTGAGCATATTGCCACCATCAGTACTGCCTGTTCCTCCTCTGCGAACGCATTGATGTTTGGCGCCCGCATGATCAAACAGGGCATGCTGCCCAGGGTGATATGTGGTGGCACTGAAGCGCTCACCCGCTTTACCTTAAACGGGTTCAACTCGCTGAAAAACGTAGATAAGCAGTTCTGCCGGCCTTTTGACCAGCAGCGCACGGGGCTTAACCTGGGCGAAGGCGCTGCCTATCTGGTGCTGGAAGGAGAATCTTTTGCCAGGGCCAATAACAGCAGGATACTCGCGGAACTGACCGGCTACTGCAATACCAACGAAGCATTTCATCCTACCTCTCCCTCCCCGGACGGTGACGGAGCTTACGAAGCGATGAAAGCTGCGCTGGCTATGAGTGGCAGATCAGCAGATGCAGTAGATTATATCAATGTGCATGGTACCGCCACGCTTAACAACGACGTGTCGGAAGGAAAAGCGCTGGAGCGGCTGTTTGGCAGTAAGGTGCCGCTGTTCAGCTCCACCAAACCCTTTACCGGGCATACGCTGGCGGCAGCAGGTGCTATTGAAGCTATCTTCGCTGTGCTGGCCATACAAAACGGGTTGATATTCCCGAATCTCAACTTCTCGGAAAAAATGGAAGAGCTTAACATCACTCCGGTAACACGGCTGATAGAAGGCGTTTCTGTTAATAATGTTATTTCAAATTCATTCGGCTTCGGAGGCAACAACGCTTCCCTGGTGATCAGCAAATATGAAGGTTAA